The Thermodesulfobacteriota bacterium genome window below encodes:
- a CDS encoding cytochrome c3 family protein, with protein sequence MRSNESLFFLTLFFLIFCPFTVTSHSDEFKSEDCLMCHETMEPLVDKGLLDASIHSGFECTDCHQDVTEIPHEEVPGKVDCSSCHPQIAKEYSESIHGEAIARGDNDAPKCTSCHGSHGILPKEDPASPINPLNVPETCSKCHTSEKITKEHPLPSPEFIESYTESVHGRGVFVSGLIVSAVCSDCHGAHNIRPKSDKNSSVYRGNIPLTCKKCHLGIYDNFERSLHGKLWKDGEERGPVCTTCHTSHEIKEPRSTGFRLQISEECSGCHGARALTYQDTFHGQATSLGFVEVAKCSDCHTAHLILPANDPFSSIASGNLTKTCGRCHTEISEKFVSYDPHADPGDKDRSPFLYYIYTLMNWLLISVFGLFGLHMVLWLQRSAVAVARGEVPTRWSSGKYVLRFPLPHRITHVTLVISFLGLAATGLPLMYNYTDWGRILEGILGGVEVTRYFHRVFAIITLGYVSFHLGYMLDKIFLKGNLSLLYGPNSIIPRREDLVDLYRNVRWFLYLGPRPRLDRWTYWEKFDYFAVFWGIPVIGVSGLMLWLPEIFTKFLPGYFLNVAMVIHGEEALLAVGFIFTFHFFHTHLRPESFPLDTTIFTGKIPLERFIEERPVEYDRLLREGKLDNIIVEPPSQLANTLSKWFGFAALGVGLALIVAIFATFLSNV encoded by the coding sequence ATGCGATCAAATGAGTCATTGTTTTTTTTAACTCTTTTCTTTTTAATTTTTTGTCCCTTCACAGTTACTTCCCATTCTGATGAGTTTAAGAGTGAAGACTGTCTGATGTGCCACGAAACGATGGAACCATTGGTTGATAAAGGACTCTTAGATGCCTCAATTCATAGTGGCTTTGAGTGCACAGATTGTCATCAGGATGTAACAGAAATACCCCACGAAGAAGTCCCGGGGAAGGTTGATTGCTCTTCATGTCACCCACAGATCGCAAAAGAGTATTCCGAAAGTATACATGGTGAAGCAATAGCGAGGGGTGATAATGATGCCCCAAAATGTACGAGTTGTCACGGCTCCCACGGCATCCTCCCAAAAGAAGACCCAGCATCACCTATAAACCCATTGAACGTTCCTGAGACCTGTTCGAAGTGCCATACAAGCGAAAAGATTACAAAGGAACACCCTCTTCCGTCACCGGAATTTATTGAGAGTTACACTGAAAGCGTTCACGGCCGTGGCGTCTTTGTCAGCGGTTTAATTGTCTCGGCGGTTTGTTCTGACTGCCATGGTGCACATAATATAAGGCCCAAAAGTGACAAAAACTCCAGTGTCTATAGAGGGAATATACCGCTTACTTGCAAGAAGTGTCATCTTGGAATTTATGATAATTTTGAGAGAAGCTTACATGGAAAGCTCTGGAAAGATGGAGAAGAAAGAGGACCTGTTTGCACGACCTGTCACACGTCCCACGAAATCAAGGAGCCTCGTTCAACTGGATTCCGCCTGCAAATTTCTGAGGAATGTAGTGGATGCCATGGGGCTAGAGCCCTTACTTATCAGGACACATTTCACGGGCAGGCAACCTCTCTAGGGTTTGTCGAGGTCGCAAAGTGCTCGGACTGCCACACGGCCCATCTCATTCTCCCTGCGAATGACCCTTTTTCCTCTATCGCATCTGGGAATCTTACCAAAACCTGTGGGAGATGTCACACTGAAATAAGTGAAAAGTTTGTCAGCTACGACCCACATGCTGATCCCGGCGATAAGGATAGGTCCCCTTTTCTTTATTACATATATACCTTGATGAATTGGCTTCTCATTTCAGTTTTTGGCCTTTTCGGATTACATATGGTTCTTTGGCTTCAGCGCTCAGCTGTAGCGGTGGCCAGGGGAGAGGTTCCTACCCGCTGGAGCAGCGGCAAATATGTCCTCCGGTTCCCCCTTCCCCACAGGATTACCCATGTTACTCTTGTCATAAGCTTCCTGGGACTTGCTGCGACAGGACTACCGCTTATGTACAATTACACGGACTGGGGAAGAATCCTCGAAGGAATACTCGGTGGAGTAGAAGTTACAAGGTACTTCCACAGAGTGTTTGCAATCATAACACTGGGTTACGTTAGCTTTCATCTCGGTTATATGTTAGACAAGATATTTTTAAAGGGCAACTTAAGCCTTCTCTATGGTCCTAATTCCATTATTCCTAGAAGGGAAGACCTAGTTGATCTCTATCGGAACGTGCGGTGGTTCTTATACCTAGGTCCTCGTCCGAGACTGGACAGATGGACCTATTGGGAGAAGTTCGATTATTTTGCGGTCTTCTGGGGAATACCAGTAATAGGCGTCTCTGGACTTATGCTCTGGCTGCCAGAGATCTTTACAAAATTTCTTCCTGGTTATTTTCTAAATGTGGCAATGGTGATCCACGGAGAGGAGGCCCTTCTTGCTGTTGGATTCATATTCACATTCCATTTCTTCCATACCCATCTGCGTCCGGAGAGCTTTCCATTAGACACTACCATCTTCACTGGCAAAATACCTCTGGAAAGATTTATTGAGGAAAGGCCCGTAGAATACGATAGGCTGTTAAGAGAAGGAAAGCTCGACAATATAATTGTTGAACCACCATCG